The Nitrosomonas cryotolerans ATCC 49181 genome includes a window with the following:
- the rplA gene encoding 50S ribosomal protein L1, with the protein MARSSTRYKTIAKDIDRNKVYLLTDALARIKETATAKFDESVDVAVNLGIDAKKSDQAVRGSVVLPAGTGKSVRVAVFAQGEKAKEALEAGADIVGFEDLAEQIKAGNINFDIAIASPDAMRVVGQLGQILGPRSLMPNPKVGTVTVDVAGAVRNAKAGQVQYRADKAGIIHCTIGRASFSVDALKQNILALIDALNKSKPAASKGVYLRRISISSTMGIGVRVDQASLIQQ; encoded by the coding sequence ATGGCACGTTCATCAACTCGATACAAAACAATCGCAAAAGATATCGATCGTAATAAAGTATATTTACTAACTGATGCGCTTGCAAGAATTAAGGAAACAGCTACAGCTAAATTTGACGAGTCAGTTGATGTCGCTGTTAATCTAGGTATTGATGCGAAAAAATCGGATCAAGCTGTGCGTGGTTCAGTTGTATTGCCCGCAGGTACAGGGAAATCAGTTCGCGTTGCTGTATTTGCACAGGGCGAAAAAGCTAAAGAAGCGCTTGAGGCAGGTGCGGATATTGTTGGATTTGAGGATTTGGCAGAGCAAATTAAAGCTGGAAATATAAATTTCGATATAGCGATTGCAAGTCCTGATGCAATGCGGGTTGTAGGTCAGCTGGGTCAAATATTAGGACCACGTAGTCTAATGCCAAATCCAAAAGTAGGTACAGTGACTGTCGATGTTGCAGGCGCGGTAAGAAACGCAAAAGCGGGCCAAGTGCAATATCGCGCGGATAAGGCGGGTATCATTCATTGCACTATTGGACGTGCTTCATTTAGTGTCGATGCATTAAAACAAAACATACTAGCGCTGATAGATGCACTTAATAAATCTAAGCCAGCCGCGTCGAAAGGAGTTTATCTTAGGCGAATATCTATTTCGAGCACCATGGGGATAGGGGTACGGGTAGATCAAGCTAGTCTCATACAGCAATAA
- the rplK gene encoding 50S ribosomal protein L11 — translation MAKKIIGYIKLQVPAGKANPSPPIGPALGQRQLNIMEFCKAFNAATQKMEAGLPVPVVITAYADKSFTFVMKTTPASVLIKKAVGVTRGSAKPHVDKVGKLTKSQAEEIAKMKMPDLTAADMDAAIRTIAGSARSMGIEVEGI, via the coding sequence TGGTTACATCAAATTGCAAGTGCCGGCAGGTAAGGCAAATCCGAGTCCGCCGATAGGTCCTGCGTTAGGGCAGCGCCAGCTTAATATCATGGAGTTTTGCAAGGCATTTAATGCGGCAACTCAAAAAATGGAAGCTGGATTGCCGGTACCGGTAGTGATTACTGCCTATGCAGACAAAAGTTTTACTTTTGTCATGAAAACAACACCTGCCTCAGTGCTGATCAAAAAAGCGGTAGGAGTGACTCGAGGTAGTGCTAAGCCACATGTCGATAAGGTTGGAAAATTGACAAAAAGTCAAGCGGAAGAGATTGCTAAAATGAAAATGCCGGATTTAACAGCGGCAGATATGGATGCGGCGATACGTACAATTGCCGGAAGTGCGAGAAGTATGGGTATTGAAGTAGAGGGTATATAA